One segment of Ignavibacteria bacterium DNA contains the following:
- a CDS encoding T9SS type A sorting domain-containing protein yields MNFAYVDSTFIFGLYDDGTILSGPADARVQRTLLSPTASVFVPDTDTLLALDCGGLWLLPIGSDEPRTRIMTVSTDSRFVTAIDHGFALRRGGKVYVHHGYASEPSDSIEHPETDDYWSVSADGKRSASWGLGPTPATVQWSVGDVETVDLSTNGYTRCAVLSDSVIAAWNSNLFISRDRGLTWHHYRAPEIDPSLPAEEITYRSFRSIEVRGTDIYVGFVPEKLTEMYHYFSSDLGLTWRRYTPATAPVHNNAIPYRAGIASPRNAAGVRLVTDTDGTRIVESLCEIHEAEGAWNEYSIVEQRVSVTDTLYTWSHTLDSCIAFDPGADSTTSWIWFNNGILLTKQHSETIFTERALPTSPLLSCWVVDSVTAIIKGEEGAYVTHDAGATWTADSTYDGLLAFTPLMNETQLSLWRTATAGLEIRSSDSISPNGTLVASLPNTEASQFMISRNGASGCVVQAVGGSEWTSLSIENFTDPGSNEQFSDHMVRFADSLTSRLATGPQLNETTIIPRIHEEHGWVFGISNDAEVGLRQYAIPVGVSESTSIESALSIFPNPAKDLCVIRSTDGTEITSIQVYSSIGTLVLSQTPNGSEAQLDTSTLPAGVYHLSVIGPVIGHTSSRICVTP; encoded by the coding sequence ATGAACTTTGCATATGTCGACAGTACGTTCATTTTTGGACTTTATGATGATGGGACCATCTTGTCCGGTCCGGCAGATGCTCGGGTTCAACGAACGTTACTCTCTCCAACTGCCTCGGTCTTCGTACCGGATACTGACACGCTCCTTGCCCTAGATTGTGGCGGTCTGTGGCTTCTGCCTATTGGATCCGATGAGCCCCGTACTCGCATCATGACCGTTTCAACAGACAGCAGGTTTGTGACGGCGATCGATCATGGTTTTGCATTGAGACGTGGGGGCAAGGTCTATGTCCACCACGGGTACGCTTCAGAACCGAGTGATTCAATTGAACATCCGGAGACCGATGACTATTGGTCTGTTAGTGCAGACGGGAAGAGATCTGCATCATGGGGGTTGGGGCCTACACCGGCAACCGTGCAGTGGTCTGTAGGTGATGTAGAAACTGTTGATCTGTCTACCAATGGATACACGAGATGTGCTGTGCTGTCGGATTCCGTGATCGCAGCCTGGAATTCGAACCTGTTTATCTCCCGCGACCGCGGGCTTACATGGCACCACTACAGAGCACCGGAGATCGATCCATCATTGCCAGCCGAGGAGATTACCTATCGATCGTTCCGCAGCATTGAAGTGAGAGGCACGGATATCTATGTGGGGTTTGTGCCGGAAAAGCTAACCGAGATGTATCACTACTTCTCTTCTGATCTTGGCCTCACATGGCGGAGATACACTCCTGCAACAGCGCCCGTCCACAACAATGCCATTCCATACAGGGCCGGCATTGCCTCTCCTCGCAATGCTGCAGGCGTCCGATTAGTTACCGATACAGATGGTACACGCATCGTAGAATCATTGTGTGAGATTCATGAAGCTGAAGGTGCCTGGAATGAGTACTCCATCGTGGAGCAGCGCGTGTCCGTAACGGACACACTCTATACCTGGAGCCACACACTTGACTCCTGCATTGCCTTTGACCCGGGTGCAGACAGCACAACGTCATGGATTTGGTTCAACAATGGGATACTCCTTACGAAACAACACTCTGAAACCATCTTCACTGAACGTGCCCTCCCAACTAGCCCCCTTCTCTCATGTTGGGTAGTTGATTCTGTAACAGCGATCATCAAGGGTGAGGAAGGGGCGTATGTAACACATGACGCAGGAGCAACGTGGACGGCAGATTCCACCTATGATGGACTGCTTGCCTTTACGCCACTTATGAACGAAACACAACTCAGTCTCTGGCGCACGGCAACTGCCGGACTTGAGATCCGCTCATCGGATTCGATCTCACCGAATGGCACTCTTGTTGCCAGCCTTCCCAATACCGAAGCATCACAATTCATGATATCCAGGAATGGGGCTTCTGGTTGTGTGGTTCAGGCCGTAGGCGGTTCTGAATGGACCAGTCTTTCCATCGAGAACTTCACAGATCCAGGGTCGAACGAGCAGTTCTCAGACCACATGGTCCGATTCGCAGACAGCCTCACATCCAGATTGGCCACCGGACCGCAGCTCAATGAAACAACCATCATCCCTCGGATCCACGAAGAACATGGATGGGTATTTGGAATCTCAAACGACGCCGAAGTCGGACTTCGGCAATACGCCATCCCCGTAGGAGTATCTGAATCAACTTCTATAGAGTCAGCATTGTCCATCTTCCCCAACCCAGCAAAAGACCTGTGTGTTATACGGTCCACGGACGGTACAGAGATCACATCGATACAGGTGTATTCTTCGATTGGCACCCTTGTGCTTTCTCAAACTCCTAACGGTTCGGAAGCACAACTTGACACCTCCACTCTTCCGGCTGGTGTATACCACCTCTCCGTCATCGGTCCGGTCATCGGGCACACCTCCTCCCGAATCTGCGTAACCCCGTAA
- a CDS encoding AAA family ATPase, which yields MIAVPAGRENVCSALTKRIDAWSTGSGGVVVISAEPGMGKTTLLDWMESKLASDHPGVVVRVDCRPPIGAINTSAIQPLQPFGAAIEKLYLQSGQAARKRLAVNIGMSVLASIPIAGDLFYAVKAISQDVNEYKRETAAMQEKKRSAVAECVTTLRTIAEKSPFILLVDEAQWSDSQSVEVIRQLVNTLGSTPLLIVWCVSPSMAQRSNLPLSMLLRSDDMRAATINLEPIGQEHVAAVVQQILPTAQIPDTVLKTIFDRSGGNPGIVTEYARFLQGAGHLRPDGTIDEHVFDSIKIDSTDHPATDVILRDITEDDAVLLSLCAAEGQEFTAFLQAALSNTDVLSMIRSLRRLQRTTGLIRSIGTRARYGVKTTAYEFEQSFPYTYFLHRPEYEERKNIHQRIAEILSREYASTQIDELRGQLAAHIAAHGAEAEDNVMVERMLTVMADEAERSGSHDIASYIHSEVLPPYAGLMSSAAVKGVDVKTGEDDAESDGSAYSTGQPLPVVVREISDAIVQGRANEARTAAIRTLETHGGLSRHERVLLTCLAARACVDLGMLDDADTFMRSVASLSDVSPSDHCYMKNVEGAIELARGNSAAASTCFHEAARLAENLPVNVRVMTLGNIILHLRAANDRSVDRYEHTVRRLASVHGWPGVRADLGL from the coding sequence ATGATCGCGGTTCCTGCCGGACGTGAGAACGTATGTTCTGCTCTTACCAAACGTATCGATGCATGGAGCACGGGCTCAGGCGGCGTAGTGGTGATCTCAGCTGAACCGGGCATGGGCAAGACAACCCTGCTCGATTGGATGGAATCAAAACTTGCCAGTGATCACCCTGGCGTTGTTGTCCGCGTTGATTGCCGTCCTCCTATTGGCGCTATCAATACAAGCGCCATACAGCCCCTTCAACCGTTCGGGGCAGCAATTGAGAAACTCTATCTTCAATCTGGTCAAGCAGCACGCAAACGTCTTGCCGTGAACATCGGCATGAGCGTTCTGGCTTCCATCCCTATCGCCGGCGATCTGTTCTACGCGGTTAAGGCCATCTCGCAGGATGTGAACGAATACAAGCGCGAAACGGCTGCGATGCAGGAGAAGAAACGTTCTGCTGTAGCGGAATGTGTGACCACTCTTCGCACTATCGCCGAGAAGTCGCCGTTCATTCTTCTGGTCGACGAAGCCCAATGGTCGGATTCGCAAAGTGTAGAGGTTATCCGCCAGCTCGTGAACACCCTGGGCTCAACGCCGCTGTTGATCGTCTGGTGCGTGTCACCTTCCATGGCACAACGGTCCAATCTTCCGTTATCCATGTTGCTTCGCTCCGATGACATGCGTGCAGCAACGATCAACCTAGAGCCGATCGGGCAGGAACATGTGGCCGCTGTTGTTCAACAGATACTCCCGACTGCACAGATACCCGACACTGTCCTCAAGACCATTTTCGATCGCTCGGGAGGCAACCCGGGTATCGTGACCGAATATGCTCGATTCCTGCAGGGGGCTGGCCATCTCCGCCCGGATGGGACGATCGATGAGCATGTGTTTGACTCGATCAAGATCGACAGTACGGATCACCCTGCAACGGATGTGATCCTGCGCGACATCACAGAAGACGATGCCGTCCTCCTCTCTCTCTGTGCAGCAGAGGGTCAGGAATTCACGGCGTTTCTGCAAGCAGCACTCTCAAACACTGATGTGCTGTCGATGATCCGCTCGCTTCGGCGACTACAACGAACCACCGGACTCATCCGCAGTATTGGCACCCGCGCGCGCTATGGCGTTAAGACCACAGCGTACGAATTCGAACAGAGCTTCCCGTATACCTACTTCCTGCACCGTCCGGAATACGAAGAGCGCAAGAACATCCATCAGCGTATTGCCGAGATCTTGTCGCGAGAATATGCGTCAACACAGATCGATGAGTTACGCGGACAACTTGCTGCGCACATCGCAGCACATGGCGCAGAAGCAGAGGACAACGTCATGGTAGAGCGTATGCTCACCGTGATGGCTGATGAAGCTGAACGTTCTGGTTCGCACGACATCGCCTCATACATCCACTCAGAAGTCCTGCCACCATATGCTGGACTGATGAGCAGCGCCGCTGTAAAGGGTGTGGACGTCAAAACAGGTGAAGATGATGCGGAAAGTGATGGATCTGCCTACTCAACCGGTCAGCCCCTTCCCGTTGTTGTTCGAGAGATCTCGGATGCCATCGTGCAAGGTAGGGCCAATGAGGCGCGAACGGCAGCCATCAGAACGTTGGAGACACACGGTGGACTCTCTCGTCACGAACGCGTATTGCTGACGTGTCTTGCTGCACGTGCATGTGTGGATCTTGGGATGCTTGATGATGCCGATACCTTCATGCGATCTGTGGCTTCTCTTTCCGACGTCTCTCCGTCAGATCACTGCTACATGAAGAACGTAGAGGGGGCTATCGAGCTCGCTCGTGGTAATAGTGCCGCTGCCTCTACCTGTTTTCATGAAGCTGCACGCCTTGCCGAGAATCTCCCGGTCAACGTGCGCGTGATGACGCTTGGCAATATCATTCTGCATCTGCGTGCAGCCAATGATCGATCCGTTGATCGATATGAACACACTGTGCGCCGTCTTGCATCCGTGCATGGCTGGCCCGGTGTTCGCGCAGATCTTGGTCTTTGA
- a CDS encoding exo-alpha-sialidase — translation MNRTLTLLCATVFLVVSALSQTDNPHARHMERAHPTPLRNVNYDGLTYMVPMLTEKVYPSLFLNVNMIVEETDPLPAQNESSIAVNPRNPRQLIGSAVDYRLSSSTWAYYSTDAGATWENITLGTARIGWASSNDPSVCFDHNGKGYLVYGGFKREGNVQFGENGVFISSTTDGGKTWGMKHTAVIIHTGPQTADSTFEDKYYIHADTAATSPYRGHLYIPWKRVVNRDSSTQIVISKSTDEGATWSTPTYVSDRFPRTSEDTTFGQSFPLARTGPDGSVHLVWNSGTEDALRYARSVDGGATWSAPRIIHTYKPFGTKSTINGQTNSRVKGVVRAECYPTLTIDNTGGARNGWLYLTWAADNYPNVYFSRSTDNGTTWSPARIVHSDTTNDQFWSWISLDPTSGEIAIMYSDSRDDVDNILVNTYVSWSSDGGTTWLDRRIGDDVNDLRRNPFQGNTFAGDYSGCDFYNGVVYPSWVDMRNTYVNPADNDVFTAIVDTRAPGAPSTFAATTIPNRPTQIDLTWSAVTSLAYGQPLPPDARIIIRRDGSPIDTLGVTAVAMTDTGLIKYQLYTYTLTVVAGGRSSTPRVASAYAGGSKELQAPRLVSAVGSTSRETEIVVDLPKLRLDNVTQIINLAGLESALTEQKFAKALAVTDTGTRTTHLVTPSEDGWYRVQERVLDSEGNTSPLSDSLWIYTGSLQSDAQNFTTEPRYHKILGNWGNATNFYRSAPASYAHSPSGAYLPNRRDTVQIFPFAVSSAVIPEYPTPALTVSVAAFIDPSDTMFLEVSTNGERGSYSVLEWWNSSRDARWSDTTKGEDAWRTYTMVLPYEQKDDTLHFRLRFRSNASRQSDGFYMDDLAFDYINSVDEEQSAISTIAPIPTSAFVNVTLQNDAPVTRCVVVDAQGTTHNVSWYQSGLSLIANVQHLPQGVYTIAIDRTSSTSHSPFLILR, via the coding sequence ATGAATCGAACCCTGACGCTTCTTTGCGCCACCGTATTCCTCGTTGTCTCTGCATTGTCACAGACTGACAATCCACATGCACGGCATATGGAGCGCGCTCATCCAACGCCGCTTCGCAACGTGAACTACGATGGTCTCACGTACATGGTGCCGATGCTCACGGAGAAGGTCTATCCAAGCCTCTTCCTCAACGTGAACATGATCGTTGAAGAGACAGATCCGCTTCCGGCACAGAACGAATCGTCCATCGCCGTCAACCCACGCAACCCACGTCAGCTCATTGGTTCGGCTGTAGACTACCGGCTCAGCTCCTCTACATGGGCCTACTACTCAACTGACGCTGGTGCAACGTGGGAGAATATCACACTCGGCACTGCTCGTATCGGTTGGGCATCAAGCAATGACCCATCTGTGTGTTTTGATCATAACGGCAAGGGATACCTTGTCTACGGTGGTTTCAAACGCGAAGGCAATGTGCAGTTCGGCGAGAATGGCGTCTTCATCAGCTCCACTACGGATGGTGGAAAGACGTGGGGCATGAAACACACGGCCGTGATCATACACACCGGTCCACAGACGGCCGACTCAACATTCGAAGACAAGTACTACATCCACGCCGACACAGCTGCTACATCACCGTATCGTGGTCACCTCTACATTCCGTGGAAACGTGTTGTCAACCGCGACTCTTCAACACAGATCGTGATCTCGAAAAGCACGGATGAAGGGGCTACATGGTCCACCCCCACCTACGTTAGCGATCGGTTCCCGCGTACATCTGAAGACACTACTTTCGGACAAAGTTTTCCTCTTGCACGCACAGGTCCCGATGGTTCTGTGCACCTTGTTTGGAACAGTGGAACAGAAGACGCGCTTCGATACGCACGATCTGTAGATGGTGGTGCTACATGGTCAGCACCGCGGATCATTCACACCTACAAGCCCTTTGGTACAAAGAGCACGATCAACGGTCAAACCAACTCCCGTGTAAAAGGTGTTGTGCGAGCGGAGTGTTATCCAACACTAACCATTGACAACACCGGCGGCGCTCGCAACGGATGGTTGTATCTGACGTGGGCAGCAGACAACTACCCCAACGTCTACTTCTCGCGTTCAACAGATAATGGTACTACGTGGTCACCTGCTCGGATCGTGCATAGCGACACCACGAACGACCAATTCTGGTCATGGATCTCTCTCGATCCAACCTCCGGAGAGATCGCCATCATGTATAGTGACAGTCGCGATGACGTAGACAACATCCTCGTCAACACCTACGTGAGTTGGTCATCAGATGGCGGTACCACCTGGCTTGATCGTCGCATCGGCGATGATGTGAATGACCTACGTCGCAACCCATTCCAAGGCAACACCTTTGCCGGTGACTATTCCGGCTGCGACTTCTACAACGGCGTTGTCTATCCATCGTGGGTGGATATGCGCAATACGTATGTGAACCCTGCCGACAACGATGTCTTCACAGCCATTGTAGATACACGAGCACCAGGAGCCCCTTCCACTTTTGCTGCTACAACCATTCCCAACCGTCCAACACAGATCGACCTCACGTGGTCTGCTGTAACATCACTTGCGTATGGTCAGCCCCTTCCCCCCGATGCACGGATCATCATCCGCAGAGACGGATCACCGATCGATACACTCGGCGTAACGGCTGTAGCAATGACCGATACGGGGCTCATCAAGTACCAACTCTACACCTATACACTTACTGTTGTTGCAGGGGGCAGATCAAGCACACCACGCGTTGCATCGGCATATGCAGGGGGCTCCAAGGAACTCCAGGCGCCACGATTGGTCTCTGCGGTAGGAAGCACAAGTCGAGAGACCGAGATCGTTGTTGACCTGCCGAAACTTCGTCTCGACAATGTGACACAGATCATCAACCTCGCTGGGCTTGAGTCTGCGCTGACCGAGCAAAAGTTCGCAAAAGCACTTGCCGTGACCGACACCGGTACTCGCACAACGCATCTCGTTACGCCGTCAGAGGACGGTTGGTATCGCGTGCAAGAACGAGTCCTTGATTCAGAAGGCAATACGAGTCCGCTCAGTGACTCACTTTGGATCTACACCGGATCGTTGCAGAGCGATGCGCAGAACTTCACCACAGAACCGCGGTACCACAAGATCCTCGGCAATTGGGGCAATGCAACCAACTTCTATCGGTCTGCTCCGGCATCGTATGCGCATAGTCCTAGTGGTGCATACCTTCCAAACAGACGGGACACCGTGCAGATATTTCCGTTTGCCGTTTCGTCGGCCGTGATCCCTGAATATCCAACTCCGGCGCTAACGGTTTCCGTTGCAGCCTTCATTGATCCAAGCGACACGATGTTCCTTGAGGTATCAACCAATGGAGAGCGCGGTTCCTACTCAGTGCTTGAATGGTGGAACTCCTCGCGAGATGCGCGCTGGAGCGATACTACCAAGGGCGAAGACGCATGGCGGACATACACAATGGTTCTGCCATACGAGCAAAAAGACGACACACTTCACTTCCGCCTGCGCTTCCGAAGCAACGCATCACGGCAATCAGATGGCTTCTACATGGATGATCTTGCTTTTGACTACATCAACAGCGTCGACGAAGAACAGTCAGCTATCTCCACCATCGCCCCCATTCCAACCTCGGCATTTGTGAACGTCACCTTGCAGAACGATGCACCCGTCACACGCTGCGTGGTTGTTGATGCCCAAGGCACAACCCACAACGTTTCGTGGTATCAGTCGGGCCTCTCCCTTATTGCTAACGTTCAGCACCTTCCCCAAGGTGTCTATACTATCGCTATCGATCGTACTTCGTCTACGTCCCACTCCCCATTCCTCATTCTCCGCTAA
- a CDS encoding T9SS type A sorting domain-containing protein — MQFITQILVAMTVFQSGIAVDAQPRTFDGTLIVSVSVMRGSEQDVKQLEVVSTSGVRLVDLLPRYRPIEGRQEYVVDCADWAQGMYLVVVSDGKQTNTIKTVKVR, encoded by the coding sequence ATGCAGTTCATTACGCAAATACTCGTGGCAATGACGGTATTTCAATCGGGTATCGCAGTTGATGCACAGCCTAGAACGTTTGACGGAACACTCATTGTTTCGGTTTCAGTAATGCGCGGTTCAGAACAAGATGTTAAACAGCTCGAAGTTGTATCTACAAGCGGTGTTCGCCTTGTTGACCTTCTTCCACGATACCGCCCTATTGAAGGGCGACAGGAGTATGTGGTCGACTGTGCAGATTGGGCACAAGGAATGTATCTCGTTGTTGTGTCTGATGGGAAGCAAACGAACACAATTAAGACGGTGAAGGTGCGTTAG
- a CDS encoding two-component sensor histidine kinase — MFWLTLSLVGVNLAALVVLAITGTDVSGIGAPRILLFILLVSGGGAACVWIFLRSQRTRIVEPLDRIIEITHAITDGAVSGRIELGKNALLDVVRVADAINRLAHKAAKDIDEMRRLERVRSEFVANVSHELRTPIFSVQGYLETLLDGAMDDPQVSLQFLEKAYNNALRLNALLSDLIDISRIESGELKFSFRYFDIGELLRDIVHTTEIRAAQRNVTVHCDIAENSTVYGDKERLTQVMTNLLENAIKYNVDGGDVYVSTKHVDTTLRISVRDTGIGIPEESLPRIFERFYRVDKDRSRAVGGTGLGLAIVKHILEAHHAPIAVDSGVGRGTEISFVLEN; from the coding sequence ATGTTCTGGCTGACCCTTTCATTGGTCGGCGTGAACCTCGCAGCTCTTGTGGTATTGGCAATTACCGGAACAGACGTTTCCGGCATCGGTGCACCTCGGATCCTCCTCTTCATTCTCCTTGTTTCGGGAGGGGGCGCGGCATGTGTCTGGATCTTCCTGCGGTCCCAACGTACAAGGATCGTTGAGCCCCTTGATCGGATCATCGAGATCACACATGCCATCACTGACGGTGCCGTGAGCGGTAGGATCGAACTCGGCAAGAACGCATTGCTTGATGTTGTCCGTGTTGCTGATGCGATCAACAGACTTGCACACAAGGCAGCGAAGGACATCGACGAAATGCGTCGACTCGAACGCGTCCGCTCGGAATTCGTTGCCAACGTTTCTCACGAACTCCGCACTCCGATCTTCAGTGTGCAGGGATATCTGGAGACGTTGCTCGATGGTGCAATGGACGATCCGCAGGTGTCGCTGCAGTTCCTCGAAAAAGCCTACAACAATGCTCTCCGTCTCAATGCTCTGTTGAGCGACCTTATCGATATCTCTCGGATCGAGAGCGGTGAGCTCAAGTTCTCCTTCCGCTATTTCGATATCGGAGAACTCCTGCGCGACATCGTTCACACTACGGAGATCCGCGCTGCGCAGCGCAACGTTACCGTGCACTGTGACATCGCAGAGAACTCAACGGTGTACGGCGATAAAGAACGTCTCACGCAGGTGATGACCAATCTCCTTGAGAATGCCATCAAATACAATGTTGATGGTGGAGATGTCTACGTGAGCACAAAACATGTTGACACTACCCTGCGGATAAGCGTTCGGGACACAGGCATCGGCATTCCCGAAGAGTCACTCCCACGCATCTTTGAGCGGTTCTACCGCGTTGACAAAGACCGCTCGCGAGCCGTTGGCGGCACCGGTCTGGGTCTAGCGATCGTGAAGCATATTCTCGAAGCGCATCATGCGCCGATAGCAGTAGACAGCGGGGTGGGCAGGGGGACGGAGATATCGTTTGTGTTGGAGAATTAG
- a CDS encoding response regulator transcription factor → MEKKILVVDDEQDIVDLISYNLSKEGYKVFTASNGTQAVEVATTVRPDLVILDIMMPGMDGFEVCRSLRQDTSLSTTAIMFLTAKSSEIDQILGLELGADDYIQKPISPRVLLARVKTIIRRGQEKIRTETIAAPEILRLGALEVNRQNYTVRVDGKEIFFPKKEFELLAFLASNRGKVFSREALLRRIWGESVYVIDRTVDVHVSKVREKLGTYGAWIETVKGVGYRFSEQV, encoded by the coding sequence ATGGAAAAGAAGATCTTGGTAGTGGACGACGAGCAGGACATCGTGGACCTGATCTCGTACAACCTCAGCAAGGAGGGCTATAAGGTCTTTACGGCCTCCAATGGCACCCAGGCAGTTGAAGTGGCTACCACCGTACGTCCGGATCTGGTCATCCTAGACATCATGATGCCGGGTATGGACGGCTTTGAAGTCTGCCGCAGCCTTCGTCAGGATACCTCGCTGTCAACAACGGCTATCATGTTTCTGACCGCCAAGTCAAGTGAGATCGATCAGATCCTCGGACTTGAGCTTGGCGCCGACGATTACATTCAGAAACCGATCTCTCCCCGCGTCTTGCTTGCCCGAGTAAAAACGATCATCCGTCGCGGCCAAGAGAAGATCCGGACCGAAACCATTGCTGCCCCTGAGATCCTGCGTCTGGGTGCTCTGGAAGTGAACCGTCAGAACTACACGGTGCGAGTGGACGGCAAGGAGATCTTCTTCCCAAAGAAGGAATTCGAACTGCTCGCCTTCCTTGCGTCGAACCGTGGTAAGGTGTTCTCCCGCGAGGCGCTCCTGCGTCGCATCTGGGGCGAGAGCGTCTATGTGATCGACCGTACCGTGGACGTGCACGTCAGCAAGGTGCGCGAGAAGTTGGGGACCTACGGTGCCTGGATAGAAACGGTAAAAGGTGTTGGCTACCGTTTCTCCGAACAGGTCTAA